The Glycine soja cultivar W05 chromosome 8, ASM419377v2, whole genome shotgun sequence genome has a window encoding:
- the LOC114424484 gene encoding mitochondrial uncoupling protein 5-like: MGVKGFVEGGIASVIAGCSTHPLDLIKVRMQLQGETQQPSNLRPALAFHPSSVHAPPQPAAKEGPIAVGVKLVQQEGVAALFSGVSATVLRQLLYSTTRMGLYEVLKKKWSDPNSAGGTLSLSRKITAGLISGGIGAVVGNPADVAMVRMQADGRLPPIQQRNYKSVLDAIARMTKDEGITSLWRGSSLTVNRAMLVTASQLASYDQFKEMILEKGVMRDGLGTHVTSSFAAGFVAAVTSNPVDVIKTRVMNMKVEPGAAPPYSGALDCALKTVRKEGPMALYKGFIPTISRQGPFTVVLFVTLEQVRKLLKDF, translated from the coding sequence ATGGGTGTCAAAGGTTTCGTCGAAGGAGGCATTGCTTCTGTGATCGCAGGGTGTTCCACACACCCTCTTGATCTCATCAAGGTAAGAATGCAGCTTCAAGGAGAGACCCAGCAACCCTCGAATCTCCGACCCGCACTCGCCTTCCACCCTAGCTCCGTCCACGCGCCGCCGCAGCCGGCGGCCAAGGAGGGTCCCATTGCCGTCGGAGTTAAGTTAGTCCAACAAGAAGGCGTGGCCGCGCTTTTCTCCGGCGTCTCCGCCACCGTCCTCCGCCAGCTTCTCTACTCCACCACTCGCATGGGACTCTACGAGGTGCTCAAGAAGAAATGGTCCGATCCCAATTCTGCCGGAGGCACCTTGTCGCTATCTCGTAAGATAACGGCAGGGTTAATTTCTGGTGGAATCGGCGCAGTCGTTGGAAATCCCGCCGATGTAGCCATGGTCCGCATGCAGGCCGACGGAAGACTTCCGCCGATCCAACAACGGAATTATAAATCCGTCCTTGACGCCATCGCAaggatgacaaaagacgaggGCATCACTAGCTTATGGCGTGGTTCATCGTTAACAGTGAACCGCGCCATGTTAGTGACGGCCTCGCAGCTCGCTTCTTACGACCAGTTCAAGGAGATGATTTTGGAAAAGGGTGTAATGCGTGATGGTCTTGGGACCCATGTAACGTCGAGTTTCGCAGCGGGGTTTGTGGCGGCGGTTACGTCGAACCCCGTTGACGTGATCAAGACTAGGGTGATGAACATGAAGGTGGAACCTGGGGCGGCGCCGCCGTATTCCGGCGCACTGGATTGCGCCTTGAAGACGGTACGCAAAGAGGGCCCCATGGCTCTTTACAAAGGCTTTATTCCCACGATTTCGAGACAAGGACCCTTCACTGTTGTTTTGTTCGTCACGTTAGAACAGGTTCGAAAGTTGCTTAAGGATTTCTAA